A genomic segment from Desulfovibrio sp. encodes:
- a CDS encoding ComF family protein, whose translation MAGLLSTIIFSLTSLQSRLGLAQNRCVHCLRPFSPASGTNSPAHFLAGTIARPSAHCAADALLCPACSALLAPYTGPRCPRCGLPPTNPHEGSTVCGACLQNPPPWSSVAFHGLYQDSLRHTLLRLKFDGHLYLAPLLGGFMLDSVGCLPWPDLITAVPQHPGHLRHRGYNQAHELAKVLHRNLDVPLATQLLTRPVPGKEQARLGAKARRSNVQHSFSASPAASGLRVWLVDDVMTTGSTMAAATRALLAAGVTRVDAVFAARTPRNTPN comes from the coding sequence ATGGCAGGGCTCCTATCCACCATCATATTCAGCCTGACCAGCCTGCAAAGCAGGCTGGGGCTGGCCCAGAATCGTTGCGTGCACTGTCTGCGCCCGTTTTCTCCTGCATCCGGCACGAACTCTCCCGCACATTTTTTGGCAGGTACCATCGCGCGACCTTCTGCACATTGTGCTGCCGACGCTCTGCTCTGCCCCGCCTGCTCCGCCCTGCTTGCGCCCTATACAGGGCCGCGCTGCCCCCGCTGCGGGCTGCCACCGACAAACCCTCACGAGGGCAGCACCGTGTGCGGCGCGTGCCTGCAAAATCCCCCGCCATGGAGCTCCGTGGCTTTTCACGGTCTTTATCAGGATTCCCTGCGCCACACCCTGCTGCGCCTCAAGTTTGACGGCCACCTGTACCTGGCACCGCTGCTGGGGGGCTTCATGCTTGATTCCGTTGGCTGCCTGCCCTGGCCAGACCTGATAACCGCCGTTCCCCAGCATCCCGGCCATTTGCGGCACAGGGGCTACAATCAGGCGCACGAACTGGCAAAAGTCCTGCACAGAAATCTGGACGTGCCGCTGGCAACACAACTGCTCACGCGCCCCGTTCCCGGCAAGGAACAGGCTCGGCTGGGCGCTAAAGCGCGGCGCAGCAACGTGCAGCACAGCTTTAGCGCTTCACCTGCAGCCAGCGGCCTGCGCGTGTGGCTGGTGGACGATGTGATGACCACAGGCAGCACCATGGCCGCCGCCACCAGGGCACTACTGGCGGCGGGCGTCACGCGGGTGGATGCGGTTTTTGCTGCCAGAACACCCCGCAATACCCCAAATTAA
- a CDS encoding sigma-54 dependent transcriptional regulator, with product MTANTAIQLLVVDDDRNHREMLRALLEEWEYAPTGAASGEEALELCRQRPFDLILMDVRMGGMSGIEATRAIKAYNPAIPILIMTAYSDVSSAVEALKAGAYDYLTKPLAFDALKLALERALDHANLRHEVRTLRHELAQGIDARNIIGQSPAMRQVLEMVSAIAPSEATVLVTGESGTGKEVVARLIHANSNRRTGPYVAVNCAALTETLLESELFGHEKGAFTGAEKRREGRFLAADKGTIFLDEIGEIPLSMQVKLLRVIQERELQRVGGDQTVRVDVRILAATNKDLAREVEEGRFRQDLYYRLNVVALQLPPLRERGEDIPLLAMHFMKIFAERNGKTVKGFTPTSMDRLLKHAWPGNVRELENAVERAVVLLVGEYISERELPPTIGGQEAESSASTRLDFANMTLEEIERLAVMDTLAQVGGNKSEAARRLGINRKTLLSKLGDGK from the coding sequence ATGACTGCAAATACCGCCATACAGTTGCTGGTGGTGGATGACGATCGCAACCACCGGGAAATGCTGCGTGCCCTGCTTGAAGAGTGGGAGTACGCCCCCACCGGAGCCGCCAGCGGTGAAGAGGCGCTTGAGCTCTGCCGTCAGCGCCCCTTTGATCTTATTCTCATGGACGTGCGCATGGGTGGCATGAGCGGCATTGAGGCCACGCGGGCCATCAAGGCCTACAATCCCGCTATCCCCATTCTCATCATGACGGCATATTCAGATGTTTCCAGCGCCGTGGAGGCGCTGAAGGCCGGGGCCTACGACTATCTTACCAAGCCTCTGGCCTTTGATGCACTCAAACTTGCCCTGGAGCGCGCGCTCGACCACGCCAACCTGCGGCACGAGGTGCGCACCCTGCGTCATGAGCTGGCACAGGGCATAGACGCCCGCAACATCATAGGGCAAAGCCCGGCCATGCGGCAGGTGCTGGAGATGGTTTCGGCCATTGCGCCCTCTGAGGCCACGGTGCTTGTTACGGGTGAATCCGGCACTGGCAAGGAAGTAGTCGCCCGGCTTATCCACGCCAACAGCAACCGTCGTACCGGCCCCTATGTGGCGGTGAACTGCGCCGCGCTCACAGAAACCCTGCTGGAATCGGAGCTGTTCGGGCACGAGAAGGGCGCGTTTACCGGGGCGGAAAAACGCCGCGAGGGGCGTTTTCTTGCGGCCGACAAGGGAACGATTTTTCTGGATGAAATTGGCGAGATACCCCTTTCCATGCAGGTCAAACTGCTGCGCGTCATTCAGGAACGTGAGCTGCAGCGCGTGGGCGGTGACCAGACCGTGCGGGTGGACGTGCGCATCCTGGCCGCCACCAACAAGGATCTTGCCCGCGAGGTAGAGGAGGGGCGCTTTCGGCAGGACTTGTACTACCGCCTCAATGTGGTGGCCTTGCAGTTGCCGCCGCTGAGGGAGCGGGGTGAGGATATTCCCCTGCTTGCCATGCACTTTATGAAGATTTTTGCAGAGCGCAACGGCAAGACGGTGAAGGGATTTACGCCCACTTCCATGGATCGTCTGCTGAAACACGCGTGGCCCGGCAATGTGCGCGAGCTGGAAAATGCCGTGGAGCGGGCGGTGGTTTTGCTGGTGGGCGAGTATATCAGCGAACGCGAGCTGCCGCCTACCATTGGCGGACAGGAGGCGGAAAGCAGCGCGTCCACACGGCTGGATTTTGCCAATATGACGCTTGAGGAGATTGAGCGTCTGGCGGTTATGGATACTCTTGCACAGGTTGGCGGCAACAAGAGCGAAGCGGCGCGGCGGCTGGGCATCAACCGCAAGACCTTGCTGTCCAAGCTGGGGGATGGAAAGTAA
- a CDS encoding flavodoxin family protein, producing the protein MSKILVLQCSPHAGGVSDSVADLFAKGMSEAGADLRTVALRDYAISPCTGCGACFRPPHNCVLAGRPLPGQNESCTLRDQTEEVFQLIAEAQLIMISSPIYFYFLPAHFKALIDRTQRFWAQKGGEERMPLPLSRTKPVLVAMTAGRRRGNLLFSGSLLSLKYFLAPLGAGIRETRLLRGLESLKDLHERPAVMAALHAWGHDWGHRLATENGIGSSQESPIYELPTSVSPLQNPDSAKS; encoded by the coding sequence ATGAGCAAAATCCTTGTGCTTCAGTGCAGCCCGCACGCGGGCGGCGTGTCCGACTCTGTGGCCGACCTTTTTGCCAAAGGCATGTCCGAAGCGGGTGCAGACCTGCGCACTGTAGCATTGCGTGATTATGCAATTTCGCCTTGTACGGGTTGCGGGGCCTGTTTCAGACCGCCGCACAACTGCGTTCTGGCCGGGCGACCCCTTCCCGGCCAGAACGAAAGTTGCACCTTGCGGGACCAGACAGAGGAAGTTTTTCAGCTCATTGCAGAAGCCCAGCTGATCATGATTTCTTCCCCCATCTATTTTTACTTTCTGCCTGCGCACTTCAAGGCACTTATCGACAGAACCCAGCGCTTCTGGGCCCAAAAGGGCGGCGAGGAACGCATGCCCCTACCGCTCTCGCGCACCAAGCCCGTGCTTGTGGCCATGACCGCAGGCAGGCGGCGCGGCAACCTGCTTTTTTCGGGTTCGCTGCTTTCACTCAAGTATTTTCTGGCGCCGCTTGGTGCGGGTATTCGCGAAACTCGCCTGCTGCGCGGCCTTGAATCGCTCAAGGACCTGCACGAACGCCCCGCCGTCATGGCAGCCCTGCACGCCTGGGGGCATGACTGGGGTCACAGGCTTGCCACGGAAAATGGAATTGGAAGCTCGCAGGAATCCCCCATTTACGAGCTGCCCACGAGCGTTTCCCCGCTGCAGAATCCTGACAGCGCAAAGTCCTGA
- the hisC gene encoding histidinol-phosphate transaminase → MSEISVRQEIMALKAYVPGLSIAEIQDKYNLPQVIKMASNENPLGMPPLAREAVVRHAAGAFRYPQGGNPRLAKALARRHGVDERRVVIGNGSDEIIDLLIRILAVPGTHNIVCFNPCFSIYPIQGRICGIEIRRQPLEKDFSFDFAALLDLVDANTRIVFVTTPDNPSGYCPPRKAVEDLARDLAQKAPDCLLVVDEAYVDFADDEKAASMMADGIMPHNTAFMRTFSKSLGLAGMRVGYGILPDHLADYLWRARLPFSVNILAEEAALAALEDQTFYDATLQAVRTGRKELSDGLTALGCKVWPSQANFLMFGMPEGAPTAAECFENLLARGIIIRPLKSYSLPDLLRVSIGNEQENRAFLAAMAEVLGAKPAKGGAKA, encoded by the coding sequence ATGTCCGAGATCAGTGTGCGCCAGGAGATCATGGCCCTCAAGGCCTATGTTCCCGGCCTTTCCATTGCCGAAATCCAGGATAAGTACAACCTGCCCCAGGTCATCAAGATGGCCAGCAATGAAAACCCGCTTGGCATGCCGCCTCTGGCCCGCGAGGCCGTGGTGCGCCATGCGGCCGGGGCGTTTCGTTATCCGCAGGGGGGCAACCCCAGGCTGGCAAAGGCACTGGCCCGGCGACACGGCGTGGACGAACGCCGCGTTGTCATTGGCAACGGCTCGGACGAAATCATTGATCTGCTCATCCGCATTCTGGCAGTGCCCGGCACGCACAACATTGTGTGCTTCAACCCCTGTTTCAGCATCTACCCCATTCAGGGACGTATCTGCGGCATCGAAATACGGCGACAACCCCTTGAAAAGGATTTTTCGTTCGACTTTGCCGCACTGCTGGATCTTGTGGATGCAAACACACGCATTGTTTTTGTGACCACGCCAGACAATCCATCTGGCTACTGTCCGCCCCGCAAGGCTGTGGAAGACCTGGCCCGCGATCTGGCGCAGAAGGCCCCCGACTGCCTGCTGGTGGTGGACGAAGCCTATGTGGATTTTGCCGACGACGAAAAGGCGGCATCCATGATGGCGGACGGCATCATGCCGCACAACACGGCGTTTATGCGCACGTTTTCCAAGAGCCTTGGCCTTGCGGGCATGCGCGTGGGCTACGGCATTTTGCCCGACCACCTGGCCGATTATCTCTGGCGTGCGCGGCTGCCTTTTTCTGTCAATATTCTGGCAGAAGAAGCGGCTCTTGCTGCGCTGGAAGACCAGACATTTTATGATGCCACGCTTCAGGCCGTGCGCACTGGCCGCAAAGAGCTCTCTGACGGTTTGACCGCCCTGGGCTGCAAGGTATGGCCGAGCCAGGCAAACTTTTTGATGTTCGGCATGCCAGAGGGTGCGCCCACCGCTGCGGAATGTTTTGAGAACCTGCTCGCGCGGGGCATCATCATTCGTCCGCTCAAGAGCTACAGCCTGCCCGACCTGCTGCGCGTAAGCATTGGCAACGAGCAGGAAAACAGGGCCTTTCTTGCCGCCATGGCAGAAGTACTGGGGGCAAAGCCGGCCAAAGGCGGAGCAAAAGCATGA
- a CDS encoding universal stress protein has protein sequence MKEIKKILCAVDLSEHSKEVAEYAVLLAKGLKASVLVVYTAPSLSQYVGFHVPPNTIENFVGEIVTGAEKSMESFVAENFVGVEAKGQVLIGYAAEEILNRAREEKAELIVMGTHGRKGIDRILFGSVAEKVVKNADMPVLTVRPTEAAE, from the coding sequence ATGAAGGAAATCAAGAAGATTCTTTGCGCGGTAGACCTTTCCGAACACAGCAAGGAAGTTGCCGAATACGCGGTGCTTCTTGCAAAGGGCCTCAAGGCCAGCGTGCTTGTTGTGTACACCGCCCCTTCCCTGAGCCAGTATGTGGGCTTCCACGTGCCGCCCAATACTATTGAAAACTTTGTGGGCGAAATTGTCACCGGCGCGGAAAAGTCCATGGAATCATTTGTGGCCGAAAACTTTGTGGGCGTCGAAGCCAAGGGGCAGGTGCTCATTGGCTATGCGGCAGAAGAAATTCTTAACCGCGCCCGCGAAGAAAAGGCTGAACTCATTGTCATGGGTACCCACGGACGCAAGGGCATCGACCGTATTCTGTTCGGTTCCGTTGCCGAAAAGGTCGTCAAGAACGCCGATATGCCCGTGCTGACGGTACGCCCCACCGAGGCGGCCGAATAG
- the cmk gene encoding (d)CMP kinase, which produces MSARLPVVTLDGPAGVGKTTLARRVAEGLGLSYLDTGAMFRCMALKLGAGAETLPEEELRSRCAQWKFTLSGFGQQSTLFCNGEAVRGEVRTEAVGMLAARIATVPVVREILRATQRAIGEQSPLVAEGRDMGTVVFPEARFKFFLDAAPEVRAMRRLHDLEARGQNADLATLTEQIRQRDALDRNRAVAPLRPAQDSLIIDTSHLDIEGVLGVMLHHINVHGGTQSLRTA; this is translated from the coding sequence ATGAGCGCCAGACTGCCCGTAGTAACACTGGACGGCCCCGCAGGCGTGGGCAAGACCACCCTTGCGCGGCGCGTGGCCGAAGGCCTGGGCCTTTCCTACCTCGATACCGGTGCAATGTTTCGCTGCATGGCGCTCAAATTGGGTGCGGGTGCAGAAACCCTGCCCGAGGAAGAACTGCGCAGCCGTTGCGCGCAGTGGAAGTTTACCCTTTCGGGTTTTGGTCAGCAGTCCACCCTGTTCTGCAACGGCGAAGCCGTACGGGGCGAGGTGCGCACCGAGGCCGTGGGCATGCTTGCGGCCCGCATAGCCACCGTGCCCGTGGTACGCGAAATTCTGCGCGCCACACAGCGGGCCATTGGCGAGCAGTCGCCGCTGGTGGCCGAGGGCCGCGACATGGGAACCGTGGTTTTTCCCGAAGCACGCTTCAAGTTTTTTCTTGATGCCGCGCCAGAGGTACGAGCCATGCGTCGCCTGCACGACCTTGAAGCACGCGGGCAGAACGCCGACCTTGCAACCCTCACCGAGCAGATCCGCCAGCGCGATGCCCTTGACCGCAACCGTGCGGTGGCCCCGCTGCGCCCGGCGCAGGATTCGCTGATTATTGACACCTCGCACCTGGATATTGAAGGCGTGCTGGGCGTCATGCTGCACCACATAAATGTACATGGCGGAACGCAGAGCCTGCGCACCGCCTGA
- a CDS encoding ATP-binding protein: protein MNLSRSSSFRRMTRRLSRRLSGMGLSPWMLLGVALILGLILAGLSVRSNQRERAFMIHNLTDRAEALIWALEAGTRTGLRLSPGAVLGLRPLLSETARQPGILYMAVTDTNGAILAQSGDNPPPPGAPSDFSGDSGTPSIVVQAQEIPPLPLVSDRPMWRVRNRDGQEVFEVFRAFAPLSRPHGQHMGHGPHGLGMMGGMGGGMMGMMGGPDEPDPRDAFPDGPPPRGPLAGRPGPEAPRQVVGVALVGFDARPFEDALAQDSRNNLLSAALAAAIGLAGFISLFWMHNTRRWRRILRDQQAMAAEVVASLPLGLVISDPAGRIAMINDTALGMFGKKRHEVATAVAPDATTSQADSAGSNRRPDTRGPSPLDELPGLEWATLADKLAGGARILEQETTLAVAGAKPLVISLGGAAMRNEDGVLLGNAFVLRDITEMKRLQVDAQRNDRLAALGHLAAGVAHEIRNPLSTIKGVALYIARRMPLGGREEEAAQRMIDEVERLDRVVSELLDFARPGSFETVQADLAEILGRALRLVEADIKAKGIAVVQEIEPGFPTVNISPERLTQALLNLFLNAVQAMDQGGTLRVSARTLPNGMFSITVADTGPGIPPEIQASIFTPYFTTKPSGTGLGLAIVYQIAEGHGGRVSVGNAAGQGAEFTLTLPVEGKK, encoded by the coding sequence ATGAATCTTTCCCGTTCTTCATCATTCCGTCGTATGACCCGCCGTTTGTCCCGCCGTTTGTCGGGCATGGGGCTTTCGCCCTGGATGCTGCTGGGGGTGGCCCTTATTCTCGGGCTCATCCTGGCGGGGCTTTCCGTTCGCAGCAACCAGCGCGAGCGGGCCTTTATGATCCATAACCTTACAGACAGGGCTGAGGCTCTTATCTGGGCGCTTGAGGCCGGAACCCGTACCGGGCTGCGCCTCAGCCCCGGCGCTGTGCTTGGACTGCGGCCTCTGCTGTCGGAAACAGCCCGGCAGCCCGGTATTCTCTATATGGCCGTTACCGACACCAACGGTGCCATTTTGGCCCAAAGCGGTGATAATCCGCCGCCTCCAGGTGCCCCCTCAGATTTTTCGGGTGATTCAGGCACTCCCTCCATTGTGGTGCAGGCGCAGGAGATTCCGCCGCTGCCCCTGGTTTCAGACCGGCCCATGTGGCGGGTTCGCAATCGCGACGGGCAAGAGGTCTTTGAGGTATTTCGGGCTTTTGCCCCGCTGAGCAGGCCCCACGGGCAACACATGGGGCACGGCCCCCACGGCCTGGGCATGATGGGAGGAATGGGCGGTGGCATGATGGGCATGATGGGCGGCCCGGACGAACCGGACCCGCGCGATGCCTTTCCCGATGGCCCCCCGCCCCGTGGCCCGCTTGCAGGCCGCCCCGGCCCGGAAGCGCCGCGTCAGGTAGTGGGTGTTGCCCTTGTTGGCTTTGACGCGCGCCCCTTTGAAGACGCTCTTGCCCAGGATTCCCGTAATAACCTACTTTCCGCAGCGCTGGCCGCGGCCATAGGTCTGGCGGGTTTTATTTCACTGTTCTGGATGCATAACACCCGGCGCTGGCGGCGTATTTTGCGCGACCAGCAAGCCATGGCTGCAGAGGTTGTGGCCAGCCTGCCTCTGGGGCTTGTGATCAGCGATCCTGCCGGGCGCATTGCCATGATCAACGATACGGCCCTTGGCATGTTTGGTAAAAAACGCCACGAAGTTGCCACTGCTGTTGCGCCCGATGCCACTACATCTCAGGCCGACAGCGCGGGAAGCAACCGGAGACCGGATACCCGTGGCCCCAGCCCGTTGGACGAGCTGCCGGGGCTGGAATGGGCAACGCTGGCCGACAAGCTGGCGGGTGGGGCGCGTATTCTTGAACAGGAAACGACGCTTGCTGTCGCCGGGGCAAAGCCACTGGTGATTAGCCTTGGCGGCGCGGCCATGCGCAATGAAGACGGCGTGTTGCTGGGCAATGCTTTTGTGCTGCGCGACATTACAGAAATGAAGCGCCTGCAGGTCGATGCCCAGCGCAATGACCGGTTGGCCGCTCTTGGGCATCTTGCGGCGGGTGTGGCGCATGAAATCCGCAATCCGCTCAGCACCATCAAGGGTGTTGCCCTGTACATTGCCCGTCGTATGCCCCTTGGCGGGCGAGAGGAAGAAGCCGCGCAGCGCATGATCGACGAGGTTGAGCGCCTCGACCGCGTGGTTTCCGAATTGCTCGATTTTGCCCGTCCCGGTTCGTTTGAAACCGTGCAGGCTGATCTGGCCGAGATCCTTGGTCGCGCTCTCAGGCTCGTCGAAGCCGATATCAAGGCCAAGGGCATTGCCGTGGTGCAGGAAATTGAGCCCGGCTTCCCCACTGTCAATATCAGCCCCGAAAGGCTTACCCAGGCACTGCTGAACCTTTTTCTCAACGCGGTTCAGGCCATGGACCAAGGCGGAACGCTGCGCGTTTCGGCTCGCACCCTGCCCAACGGCATGTTCAGCATAACCGTGGCCGACACGGGGCCGGGCATTCCGCCAGAGATTCAGGCTTCCATCTTTACGCCTTATTTTACCACCAAGCCGTCTGGAACAGGACTTGGCCTCGCCATTGTTTACCAGATTGCCGAGGGGCACGGCGGGCGTGTGAGCGTGGGCAATGCCGCTGGGCAGGGCGCTGAATTTACGCTCACCCTGCCGGTAGAAGGCAAAAAATAA
- a CDS encoding tetratricopeptide repeat protein, giving the protein MSNQLDYEINKELGECYLFMGDFDKAEEYYRKAASSNSQSAAPFLGLATVAVQRSDLDKALVLYQKAAAVEETDKALCGIGLVYMEQGEHQLAFDHFALALKKSRENIVALNCLVRESYQLGCVENALPYLEDTLKAGVEAEAVRVTLAGCLIYLGRAEEARQHLETVLGANPTNINAKELFDTMAA; this is encoded by the coding sequence ATGAGCAATCAACTGGATTACGAAATCAATAAGGAATTGGGCGAGTGCTACCTTTTCATGGGTGACTTTGACAAGGCCGAAGAATACTACCGCAAGGCCGCCAGCAGCAACTCGCAGAGCGCGGCTCCCTTCCTGGGACTGGCCACTGTGGCCGTGCAGCGCTCCGACCTGGACAAGGCGCTGGTGCTGTACCAGAAGGCCGCCGCTGTGGAAGAAACCGACAAGGCTCTGTGCGGCATAGGTCTTGTGTACATGGAACAGGGCGAACACCAGCTGGCCTTTGACCACTTTGCCCTTGCCCTGAAGAAATCCAGGGAAAACATTGTGGCCCTGAACTGCCTTGTTCGCGAATCTTACCAGCTTGGCTGCGTTGAAAACGCGCTGCCCTATCTGGAAGACACCCTGAAGGCTGGCGTTGAAGCCGAGGCCGTGCGCGTTACCCTGGCTGGCTGCCTGATTTATCTGGGCCGCGCCGAAGAAGCCCGTCAGCACCTTGAAACGGTGCTGGGCGCCAACCCCACCAATATCAACGCCAAAGAACTTTTTGACACCATGGCTGCCTAA
- a CDS encoding MBL fold metallo-hydrolase: MPVATFPLGPLQTNSYLIHSGTQAVAVDVGGDPEPMLEYLTTHGLKLAAICITHRHFDHVYGVAELQKATGAPVYISADDDCLEGTESAQGGLWGFPSVTPYTAQPIATGKTTFGGMDCEVLVTPGHTPGGVSLFFPAENLVFTGDALFYRSIGRTDFPGGDHEGLLRSVSQVLFALPEDTVVYPGHGPSTTIGDEKKSNPFCGEFTL, encoded by the coding sequence ATGCCTGTTGCCACTTTTCCTCTCGGCCCCCTGCAAACCAACAGCTACCTTATCCACAGCGGCACGCAGGCCGTAGCCGTGGATGTGGGCGGCGATCCGGAACCCATGCTGGAATATCTGACCACGCACGGGCTCAAGCTGGCGGCCATATGCATTACCCACCGCCACTTTGACCACGTGTACGGCGTGGCGGAACTTCAGAAAGCAACAGGGGCACCCGTGTACATCAGCGCTGACGACGACTGCCTCGAAGGCACAGAATCAGCCCAGGGCGGCCTGTGGGGTTTCCCCTCGGTTACCCCTTACACAGCGCAGCCCATTGCAACGGGCAAAACCACCTTTGGCGGCATGGACTGCGAGGTTCTGGTCACTCCCGGGCACACACCGGGGGGTGTTTCGCTGTTTTTCCCTGCTGAAAACCTGGTCTTTACGGGCGACGCGCTGTTCTACCGCTCCATTGGCCGCACGGACTTTCCCGGCGGCGACCACGAGGGCCTGCTGCGCTCGGTTTCGCAGGTGCTCTTTGCCCTGCCCGAAGACACGGTCGTGTATCCCGGCCACGGGCCATCGACCACCATCGGCGACGAGAAAAAAAGTAACCCTTTCTGCGGTGAATTTACTCTATGA
- a CDS encoding DUF4198 domain-containing protein, which produces MPSAHRACHLGFFEHKNAAVAALWTFLSCLIFAASAQAQVTLLVPSQPSVEAPAPRPKAEAPAKREEKKDEKRPQDAKAPAAKADQPVDAAAKQPEQPAAEHKPAANGDAAPAETPTKADQPEAAAQAHAEPQIDEELDVLITMMRPFQYEGLVMDMPQMFAVLRYDSATPVKDGVAQPERRDLLGDLEEIRYLNQKAWGANVALTKPGLYQFIIEGRPWWDAAHGRYLQHYVKTTLPVYGVERGWSLPVGQRFEIVPLSRPFGLTAPAIFSGTVLMDGKPLASASVRMARINTEKRTVPTSWHEDIAARTNNKGEFSFVLNQPGWWCCMASIPGDPLKGPDGQPKPLQMGALFWLYVDSLSSEPRKR; this is translated from the coding sequence ATGCCCAGCGCACACCGAGCTTGTCATCTGGGGTTTTTTGAGCACAAAAATGCAGCTGTAGCCGCGCTATGGACATTTTTATCCTGCCTGATTTTTGCCGCCAGTGCACAGGCACAGGTTACCCTGCTCGTGCCGAGCCAACCCAGCGTTGAAGCTCCCGCCCCTCGCCCCAAGGCGGAAGCGCCTGCCAAGCGCGAGGAAAAAAAGGACGAAAAACGCCCGCAGGATGCCAAGGCCCCTGCCGCCAAGGCAGACCAGCCAGTTGATGCCGCCGCAAAGCAGCCGGAGCAACCCGCAGCGGAGCACAAACCCGCAGCCAATGGCGATGCCGCCCCGGCTGAAACGCCCACCAAGGCCGATCAGCCCGAAGCTGCGGCTCAGGCCCATGCCGAGCCGCAGATCGATGAAGAACTCGACGTTCTCATAACCATGATGCGCCCCTTCCAGTATGAAGGGCTGGTCATGGACATGCCCCAGATGTTCGCGGTGCTGCGCTACGACAGCGCAACCCCGGTCAAGGACGGTGTGGCCCAGCCCGAAAGGCGCGACCTCCTGGGTGATCTGGAAGAAATCCGGTATCTTAACCAGAAAGCCTGGGGGGCCAACGTGGCCCTCACCAAGCCGGGCCTCTACCAGTTTATCATCGAGGGCCGCCCTTGGTGGGATGCCGCCCACGGTCGCTATCTGCAGCACTATGTAAAGACCACCTTGCCGGTTTATGGGGTAGAACGTGGCTGGAGCCTGCCCGTGGGGCAGCGCTTTGAAATTGTGCCGCTTTCCCGTCCCTTTGGCCTTACCGCACCCGCCATCTTTTCGGGCACAGTGCTTATGGACGGCAAGCCGCTGGCTTCCGCCTCTGTACGTATGGCCCGCATAAATACGGAAAAACGCACCGTGCCCACCTCGTGGCACGAGGATATTGCCGCGCGCACCAACAACAAGGGCGAGTTTTCCTTTGTGCTCAACCAGCCCGGCTGGTGGTGCTGTATGGCAAGTATCCCCGGCGACCCGCTCAAAGGTCCCGATGGGCAGCCCAAACCCCTGCAAATGGGTGCGCTGTTCTGGCTGTATGTGGACAGTCTTTCCAGTGAGCCACGCAAGCGCTAG
- a CDS encoding SHOCT domain-containing protein gives MTHLIFMILIVSLAVVFISRIMSQQKKNMDSTDSLSILKRRLVSGEITLEEYEKLKNAI, from the coding sequence ATGACTCACCTTATATTCATGATCCTGATCGTTTCCCTTGCGGTTGTTTTTATCAGCAGAATAATGTCGCAACAAAAAAAGAACATGGACAGCACAGATTCCCTGTCCATACTTAAAAGACGACTCGTCTCGGGTGAAATCACGCTTGAGGAATACGAGAAACTCAAAAATGCCATCTGA
- a CDS encoding periplasmic heavy metal sensor — protein sequence MKTSKFVTSGAALTLAIFLGIAGVASAQNGDGRGPANMGPGTGMGMGMGPGMGMGMTSEQMTAMQQIHQSFAEKMQPTLQQHHIKMAELNNLAAAGVKPDDARVKAAQKDLREIDAKLYSARAEMLKQMSDKGIPFMGGHGMGMGRGMGHGMGHGMGHGMMGNGMMGNGGCPGMAGMTGMAGMTGMAGMTGMDGSTGNAAQAVTTGNK from the coding sequence ATGAAGACTTCCAAGTTCGTCACCTCTGGCGCGGCTCTTACTCTTGCTATCTTTCTTGGTATCGCGGGCGTTGCTTCTGCCCAAAACGGCGATGGCCGTGGCCCCGCCAACATGGGCCCCGGAACGGGCATGGGTATGGGCATGGGACCCGGCATGGGCATGGGCATGACCAGTGAACAGATGACCGCCATGCAGCAGATCCATCAGAGCTTTGCAGAAAAAATGCAGCCCACCCTCCAGCAGCACCATATCAAGATGGCCGAGCTGAACAACCTCGCCGCCGCTGGCGTGAAGCCCGACGATGCTCGCGTCAAGGCCGCCCAGAAGGACCTGCGCGAAATCGACGCCAAGCTGTATTCCGCCCGCGCTGAAATGCTCAAGCAGATGTCTGACAAGGGTATCCCCTTCATGGGCGGTCACGGCATGGGCATGGGCCGGGGTATGGGTCACGGCATGGGGCATGGCATGGGCCACGGCATGATGGGCAACGGCATGATGGGCAACGGCGGCTGCCCCGGCATGGCTGGCATGACCGGCATGGCTGGCATGACCGGCATGGCTGGCATGACCGGCATGGATGGCTCCACAGGCAACGCCGCTCAGGCTGTCACCACCGGCAACAAGTAA